The following nucleotide sequence is from Acinetobacter equi.
GTCCATGAAGGCACGGTCATGTGAAATAAGTAGCAATGTACCTTTATATCCACCTAACATTTCCTCTAGAAGCTCTAAAGTCACCATATCTAAATCGTTTGTTGGCTCATCCATCACAATAAGGTTAGATGGTTTGAGTAACAATTTAGCCAATAAAATACGGTTACGTTCACCACCTGAAAGTGCTTTTACTGGCGTACGAGCACGTTCAGGAGAGAATAAGAAATCTTGTAAATAGCTATAAATATGACGACGGTTACCATTTACATCGACATGATCTGAACCTTCAGAAACGTTATCTTTTACTGATTTTTCCAGATCAAGCGCATTACGTAATTGGTCAAAATAAGCAACTTCAAGTTGAGTTCCTGTTTTTACCGTTCCAGTATGTTCAAGATCACCTAAAATAGCTTTAATGAGTGTTGTTTTTCCTACACCATTATCACCCACTAAACCAATTCGATCTCCACGTAGGACAAGTGCAGAGAAGTCTTTGATGATAGGTGCATTATTTCCGAAAGTAACACTTAGATTATCAATTTCGAAAACAACTTTTCCTGAGCGATTAGCATCTTGTGTTGCCATGCTCACTTTACCTTGTTGTGAGCGACGTGCTTTCGATTGCTCACGTAATTCTTTAAGAGCACGTACACGACCTTCATTACGCGTACGACGTGCTTTAATTCCTTGACGAATCCAAACCTCTTCTTCAGCTAAACGTTTGTCGAAGAGCGCATTTTGCTTTTCTTCAGCTTCCATTTGCTGTGCTTTTAAATCTAAATAGCGTGAATAGTTACCTTCGTAGCTACGTAAAGTTCCACGATCAAGTTCAACAATACGTGTAGCAATGTTGTCGACAAATGAACGGTCATGGGAAATAAATAACAAAGTTAAGTTATTTTGATCGAGTAAGAATTTTTCTAACCATTCAATACTTTCAACATCTAAATGGTTCGTTGGCTCGTCAAGTAATAAAACATCAGGTTGTGTTAATAGTGCACGTGCAAGAAGTACACGACGTTTACGTCCACCCGATAAATCGGCTAAATCTGCATCTGGATCTAATCCCATTTTGCTTAAAATAGAATTTACTTTAGTTTCTAAAGCCCATCCATCAAGTTGATCCATTTTATGTTGCAAATGTCCCATATGGTCACATGCTTCCATGTCACCAAGTACACAAGCATCACTGGCTTCATGATAAGCGCGTAAAACTTTAGCAGCTTCACCAGCACCAT
It contains:
- a CDS encoding ATP-binding cassette domain-containing protein — translated: MAYITLRDVQLAFGGPALLDGANFNLERGERVCLIGRNGEGKSTLLKLIDGSLLPDSGEIALQNGITISMLAQDVPMDSGKVADIVADGAGEAAKVLRAYHEASDACVLGDMEACDHMGHLQHKMDQLDGWALETKVNSILSKMGLDPDADLADLSGGRKRRVLLARALLTQPDVLLLDEPTNHLDVESIEWLEKFLLDQNNLTLLFISHDRSFVDNIATRIVELDRGTLRSYEGNYSRYLDLKAQQMEAEEKQNALFDKRLAEEEVWIRQGIKARRTRNEGRVRALKELREQSKARRSQQGKVSMATQDANRSGKVVFEIDNLSVTFGNNAPIIKDFSALVLRGDRIGLVGDNGVGKTTLIKAILGDLEHTGTVKTGTQLEVAYFDQLRNALDLEKSVKDNVSEGSDHVDVNGNRRHIYSYLQDFLFSPERARTPVKALSGGERNRILLAKLLLKPSNLIVMDEPTNDLDMVTLELLEEMLGGYKGTLLLISHDRAFMDNVVTSTWVFDGKGNIDEYIGGYQDYLEQRPDQTAVDQKSDVKKALAKAEAAAAAATPKKVKLSYKDQRALEQLPAEMEALEKEQAEINAQLADGSMFVSNADQAMKLSNRLSEIDELLLEKLERWEELENLSKGN